One part of the Moorena sp. SIOASIH genome encodes these proteins:
- a CDS encoding N-acetyltransferase, with protein sequence MKPHNMIIRDAEIRDRESVRSLHMSAFPIGEGDLVAGLADDLISNITEPCTLSLVAVDDNEIIGNVAYSPVFIGEKPDFHGYILAPLAVKPECQGNGVGSKLIDAGLKRLRSMNVTIVFVYGDPRYYERFGFKAELATHFITPYPLEWPFGWQALLLGEIEKPDAAVNIKCVKSLNNPKLW encoded by the coding sequence ATGAAGCCGCACAACATGATTATCCGAGATGCAGAAATAAGGGATCGTGAGAGCGTGCGCTCCTTACATATGTCGGCCTTTCCGATCGGGGAGGGTGATCTTGTGGCAGGTCTCGCTGATGACCTCATCTCCAATATTACGGAGCCTTGTACCCTATCATTGGTAGCGGTCGATGACAATGAAATAATTGGAAACGTTGCATATAGTCCTGTATTTATTGGCGAAAAACCAGATTTCCATGGGTATATTCTGGCACCACTCGCTGTTAAGCCAGAATGCCAAGGTAATGGTGTGGGGAGTAAACTAATTGATGCTGGGCTTAAGCGATTGCGTAGTATGAATGTGACTATTGTCTTCGTGTATGGTGATCCTAGGTATTATGAACGATTTGGCTTTAAAGCAGAGTTGGCAACACATTTCATTACTCCATATCCATTGGAGTGGCCTTTTGGTTGGCAGGCGCTCCTACTTGGTGAGATAGAGAAGCCA